The DNA segment AATTGGTAGAAGATCTACTACAGGTTATTGTATCTTTGTTAGAGGGAACCTTGTATTGTGGAGAAGTAAGAAGCAAAGTGTTGTATCTCGATCCAGTGCAGAATCTGAGTACAGAGCTATGTCACAGTCTATGTGTGAGATTATGTGGATACATCATCTTTTGAGTGAAATTAGGTTGAAGCATCCAATACCAGCAAAACTCTGGTGTGACAATCAAGTTGTCCTCCATATTGCGCCAAATCTGGTGTATCAtgaaagaactaagcatattgGGGTTGACTGCCATTTTATTCGTGAGAAGATTTAGAAGAACTTGATATCCACTGGCTACGTTAAGACAGGAGAGCAACCAGCTGATTTATTCACAAAGGCATTGCCATGGAATTTGAGTTGATTACCTTCGTAACTGGTGGGGAACAAGACATTAATGTAAAGAGTAGGAAGATTATCTCACCTTCCCATAAGCAAGGGCATCTGGCTGCGCAAAGAAGTTTGACATGAGCTCATCATGGTTGCTCACCACTTCATCTGAAAATGAGTTTCCCAAAATTAAGAAAGTGGAAGCAAATGGACAAAGCAGCACACTACAACCTAGGTGTCAACATTTTATTGTGTCTTTGTCTGTAAAATGGGAATGAGAAACAACACCGAAAAAGAAGAATATAAGAAGTAAGATGGAATTTGTACCTTTCAGGTAAACAGGTTGCTGACTCTTAACAACACCAATAAAATCACAAGGAATAACACGACCCTGAAAATTCCAGGAAGATGGTATTCAACATTCAAGTGCGATATTGTAGAAAACTAAACATACCAAGATTAGATACATGATCGCTTGTTTTACTGATAATGATCAGACCACAATAGTTATTCAACGAAGAAGCATGGCCTTCCACGCAACACTTCCTATGTACCTTTTATGATATCTCAAAGAGTACAAAGCTGAAATATATAAAGTTAAGGAGACATAAAACGAGCTATTATCATCAAATAAGTAACCAACAACTAAAATCCACTCAGACAACAGCCAAGAGCACCACCAGATCTCCATTCTTCTTTAACACTGCCTTTTAGGGTTGATTGTTTGGGGGCGGCTGTTTAGTCATCTTGGGGTGGAGAGCTAGGTTAGAGTTTTGGACCATCCCCGCTAACCAACCCTAAAATATCCAAATCTACATCCTTCAATTGCCACAtcccaaaaataattaaatgaagaGAACCAAAGCACCACGTGATAACGCAACAAGACTCACAAATCTACTCCTAAATTGAATCACGTGACTATATTACATAGCATGTTGAACTTATGGCTTGTTGGACAGGAATCCAGATGCAATTCTCTAATAACCTTGTATGTAGTTTTGAGAGGTCTTCTTCAGATTATATCATTAATAAAGATATCATTAATATGATTTAAAAGATTATTAGTAGCAAATGAACAATATTCTTTTCTTACAGAGGCTTTTCACATGAAATATTTTTAATGACATAATCCCCACCTTGAAAAACAAAATAACGTAAAGCTCCTGAAATTACAGATTAATTAAGTTGAGCAGTATTTAGATGAAGATTTAGTCAACAAACTGTAACCATCAACATATCATGAACAAGAAAAAGCTGACGCATGTTACCTGCCTAAATCAAGTACAGGATGGGCATAATTTCAGAACAAGCATGAATTGTTGGCACCTGATATTTACGCTACCTGGTGAATTAATTGGTAAAAGCTGTGTTGGCCATTTGTCCCTGGTTCACCAAAATCAATTTCACCAGTCTCATAAGGAAGAGGGACACCATCAATAGATACTCCTTTCCCATTACTCTCCATACTGACCTGAACTCAATCAAATTTTGGTAAAGGTCGCAAGTTTGGCATCTGGAATAAaatacaagcaaacaagttagtgTAACATGCCTGTTGAATATGAGGTGCGAATTTCTCCAGTGCTTGAGAATAGGGTAATATTGCCTGAAATTGTCTAAAAGGTTCAGTATAATGGTATGGATTAGTCGACCAGACGCCCCCGACTCAAACAGAATGATAATACTCACTCGTGCTGAATATCCAAGGAAAGAAACATTCCACACACTCAGCAAGCCTAATAGCACCTGAAACAATGATGTGATATTAAGAAATCAAGCAATTGAGTTCAATGATGTGATAATAGAAATCAAGCATCTGATGAGACAAGCAGAATAAAGTCGATATTAGCAGAACAAGGCTTGGGATTGAGGCATAATAGTTGTCATATTGGCAGAGAAATCAATAACCAAAGGTGCAAATGGGATTGCAAAAGAATCTTTACGGGTTTGAACTAAAACGAGAACGgggaaaaaatcgaaaaataaatTTAAGGACAATATATTGCAGAAAGAATAAAAGCATACAGCTAAAATGGCTAAGAGAACCCGGGGCCAAGAAAGCTTCGTTCCTTATGAAAGGAAGAGGAAACAGAGAATTTTTAACCATAGATGAAAGACTTCAGATTCCCTAGCTCGGTAAGAATAATTAGAATACAAGGACACAAGAACTGGACCGGGCTAGAGGACTCTGTACCGTTTCCATCATCCTAACAGCAAATCAAGCAATTAGAGCTTCAAATTGTATGATTGTTCTTGGGAAATTGGAAAAAAAACAACTAGGGGTGCAGGGCTAGGCTCGATATCGGGATAAAAAATTCAATCTTATTTAACACAGCACATACCATTGGCTAGGAGTAGAATGAAGCTTCTAGTCTAAGATACAGAGGATACACGAGTAGACACGATATACATCGGTATAAGCACACACGTAGCTTTGCATCATACGATCTGCCAAAGTATTTATTATTTGTGAAGTTTGTGCTTTCACTTAGCCCCTCTGTTTGGACTTATGAATTCACGGAGTATACCAAGTGAACATCATAGAAAGCTTATAGCACTACCATTCATGAGAGAACAGAACAATTAACTAGCAAGAGAGAACATCACCAAAACATAAGTTTCTATGAAGCTTCTATTCTAATATATATTTGATACATGAGTAGACATGATATACATCGGTATAAGCACCGTGCATTTTCATACAATCTGCCAAAGTATTTATTATTTGTGAAGTTTGTGCTTTCACTTAGCCCCTCTATTTGGACTTCTGAATTCACGGGGTATACCAAGTGAGCATCACGGAGAGCTTATAGCACTAACATTCATGAGAGACGATAACAATTAAGTAGCAAGAGAGAACATCACATAAACATAAGTTTCTATGAGCTCGGACATACAGGTACATTTTTCTCAAAGGGTGCTGAGTAGAAATGCTGATCAACACTGGAAGCTCCCTTCAGAAATCTTAACAAGTAGAAAGCATGTCAGAAAATTTGATAAAAGCAGTACAAACAgcagcaaaagaaaaaaagaaagcagaatgAAAGACCTATTACATGCAACATAATTAAGGAAACCGCTACAGGTCGACGACTAATTATTCAAGGAGCGAAATGCCCCGCTGCTTCAGATATATAGTGTTTTCTTGATGTAGAAAGATAATCCACCAAAGCAATAATGTTGGCAACCAAGACCCTATTATCAAACTAAGAAATGGAGACACCAGCTTTGAACTAGAATAAGTACAGCAAGCCCATCATTATGTGGGCAGAGAAGGCAATGTTTTTCAGTCTCTAGCTTTTCACCATATACTCGAGGTAATGATTATGGAAAAACATATTATGGATACAACTATTAAGCAGATGCGATTTATAGTTTTATACTGTCCTGTCAGTAGGGCATGAGAAAAGCATACAACTACAAAACCGATTTAGACGTGTATGGTCAATGTTGCATGAGATATTCAAATAACAGGTGAGATCTAGGTGCAAAGATAACTTCAAATTACTTACTTCTCAACAATGGGAAATCCATATTGCAGAGAAAGAGGCAACACTCCAACTGCACTGCAGACTGCAAAAAGAGGATTAAAACAAATATATTGATAATTTTCTTTTGATAATTaagattaagaaaaataattcGATAAGTGAAAGTTGATAGAAAAATTTATGTCGCATACCAAGATACTCTTGAAAAGGAAAAGACTTACCACTATATCGACCTCCTACCCAGTCCCAGAAAGCAAATGCATTATTGGGATCAATGCCAAACTGTTCTACTAGCTGTAAAAAATTGTTACATTTAGTAAATAATTTAGTGGGATCAAACATAATGTATATTCAGTGATGAAACTTAAAATCTAGCTGAATCAGAAATCTCTAATATCCTTTattaagaacaaaaaaaaaggtACTCCTCAATCCACGTATTGGATGGAATCAATCCTAAACCTTCTGCAATCTAAAAGAGATAAGCCACTAAAAGTTCtgtttataacaagtgataaaaattaagaaagaaaaacCGAAAAAAGGTTTTGTTGCATACACAAACTAGATATAATAGTAACACTTGAATATGCATGGCCATACTAGCCAAAGCACCATTTAAATGCAATTACACTTCCCTCCCTGGAGACAAAGCCCCGATATCCTGTAAGGAGCATATTCTTCACATTTGTAGGAAGGGCAAAGGATTAACGATTTACTCGCTATATAAGGGAAATTGGAAGATAAACTAGAAGAAGATGTACTATAATTTCTACACAATGCACTGATTAGGGGGAAAACCTTTTAGGCCTTTGTAATTCTAACAGGTCATTGGTGTTAACCTGGCGATGAAATACATTCACATTTTAAGATAAAAACTGACCGATTTGGCTACACCTAGCAGATTAAGTTGGCAGGACATCAAGATTCATTTAGAGAAAATATTGGAAGTACTATAATCCCCCTCCAATTTATGGCACTCTCATTTGGGAAAGTTACAAAATGTTTAACAACATTCCTTTTACTATAAAAAATTCAATATTTTCAAGAATTCAAATTCATAAAAATAtcataattttaaaatttgatGTGACATTTTCTCTTTCAACTAACTTTTCAATCATAACTtaaaacattttccttctactatcactactatatatatatatatatatatatcttagacTATAGTGGCTATACTGAACGATGATGCTAGGGTAAGGACATATCCTCGGGGGTCCCCAGAGTGGTGGGGGTGGGGGGCCAAGGGGGGCATGGGTGGTAAGGGTGCTTCCAGGCTGAGAGTTGGGTCTTAGAACATAGGGACTTTGATAGGGAAGTCTATAGAGTTAACGAAGATTCTCCATAAGAGGAAGATCAATATAGCTTGTCTCCAAGAGACTAGATGGGTGGGAGATAAGGCACGGGATGTAGACGGATTTAAACTATGGTACTCTGGACGCGTGGGGGGCAAGAACGGGATAGGTATCTTGGTTGATAAGGATCTCCGAGAGCTAGTAGTGGACGTTAGGAGGGTAAACGATAGGCTGATGAGTATTAAGCTACTTATTGGGGGTTTTACTTTAAACGTGATTAGTGCGTATGCACCTCAAGTGGGCCTGGACGAGGAGGTCAAAAGGCGCTTCTGGGAGGACTTGGATGAGGTTGTGTGCAGTATTCCGCACACTGAGAAGcttttcataggaggagatttcaatgacCACATTGGGGCAACGTCAGGAGGTTACGATGACGCGCATGGCAGCTTCGGTTTCGGAGTTAGAAACGGAGGAGGAACTCCGCAGTTAAATTTTGCTAAGGCGTTTGATCTGGTGATAGCTAACTCAAGTTTCCCACGAGGGAGGAGCACTTGGTTATATTTCAGAGTTGGGTAGCCAGAACTCAAATTGATTATCTACTCTTCAGAAAGTCTGACAAAGGTCTATGCACAGACTGCAAGGTCATCCGCAATGAGAACCTCGTGACCCAGCATAGACTCCTGGTCATGGATTTGGAGATTAGAAGGAATCGAAGAAAGAGGGTAGTGTATGGTAGGATCAAGGAAGCTTTGACTAAAGACATAGTCCAGGAGGTTGGGATAAGTTGCTGACTATGGGGGCATGCAGGAGTAGTGGGGACGCGAGTGGTATGTGCACCGCGACTGCGAATTGCATCAAGGAGGCTGCTAGAGAGGTATTGGGGGTCTCGAAGGGCCCCTCTGGTGGCCGCAAAGGGGACTAGTGATGGACTTCTGAGGTCCAAGGTAAAGAGGAAGCCAAGAAAACGGcatatttgaagcttttggagatcgtggacgaggaggagaagaggacGAACAGGAAGCGGTATAAGGTGGCTAAGAAGGCGCGTTTGAATGCTTGTATGATGAACTTGGAGGCAAAGGAGGAGACAAGAAGCTGTACAGGTTAGCCAAGGTGCGAGAAAGGAAGGCCTGTGACCTGGATCAAGTGAAGTGCATCACGGACGAGGAAGACAGAATTTTGTTGGATGAGGCAGTTATTCGAcggagatggcagacttacttccATAGACTCTTGAACAAAGAGAGGATAGGAACATTGTGTTAGGGGACTTAGAATATTCCGAGAATTGTGgggactttgggtattgtaggtgTATAAAAGTTGCGAAGGTAGAGGGGGCTATGCGCAAGATGAGCAGGtgagagctaccgggccagacgaaatcccGGTGGAATTTTAGAAAAGCGTGGAAAGGGCGGGCATGGAatggctcactaggttatttaatgtcatttttaggacgaagaagatgcccgaaaAATGGAGATGGAGCACAATGATCCTGTTGTACAAGAACAAGGAGGATATCCAAAATTGTAATAACTATCAGAGTATCAAGTTTACTaagtcatactatgaaagtcttgGAGAGGTGGTGCAGCTAAAGGTGAGGAGGATCGTGTCTATTTCTGAGAACCAATTCGGATTTATGCCGGGACATTCGACCACAAAAGTCATTCACCTTGTTAGGAAGTTGATGGAGCAGGATAGGGAGAGGAAGAGGGAGTTACacatggtgttcatcgacttagagaaGGCTTACGATAAAATGCCGAGGGAGGttctgtggagatgtttggaggctagaggtgttccTGTTGCATACATTAGGGatattaaagacatgtatgatagAGCTAAGACTCGAATGAGGATAGTGGGAGGGGACTCGGAACACATCCCATTTGTAATGGGATTGCACCAGGggtcagcccattcctatttgccctgtcGATCAACGCACTGACGCAccacattcaaggggaggtgccgtggTGCATGGTATTTGTAGATGACATTGTAGTGATTGATGAGACGCAAGGTGTCGTTaacgagaggttagaggtttggaggcagacactggagtctaaaggtttcaagttgagtaggaccaaaCAGAATACTTGGAGCGCAAGTTCAGTGCTGCGACTCAGGTAATGGACGAAGACGTAAGGCTTGATTCACAAATCATCCCTAGGAAagagagtttcaagtaccttgggtcagttatatAAGGAaacggggagatcgacgaggatgtcacacatcgtattggggcgagatggatgaaatggaggcttgtTTTCGGTGTTCTGTGTAATAAGAATATACCATCAAGACTTAAAGGaaagttctatagagcggtggtcagaccaactatgttgtatggggcgaAGTGTTGGCCAATCAAGAATTCCCATGTCCATGACaagttgagatggatgtgcgggcataccagGTTGGACAGAAATAGGAATGAAGTTATCCAGGACAAGGTAGGCGTGGCCTCTGTGAAAGAAAAGATACAGGAGGCGAGACTTAGATGATTCGGGCAGCATGTAAAGAGGGGAGGCAtagatgcaccggtgaggaggtatgagaggttggccttggagggccaaagaagtattgggaAGAGGTAATTAGGCGGGATATGGCATTGCTCcagcttactgaggacatgaccatggataggaaggtgtggaggctGAGGATTAATGTAGAGGGTTAGGTAGCTAAGCGTTGTCCTTGTTTGTTACAGTAGATTTAGTGCATCACTTGTCTTTCGTGTACTCGTATTCCTAGACTTCTGATATTACTTGTTATTGCCTTCGCTTCGGTTTTCTAATTGCACTACTTAGTGTTAGTTTTATGTTTTCGCTTGGTTTTCCGATTGGTTTGCTTGTCATTGCCCCTTCCCTTTAGAGCtgagggtctaccggaaacagcctctctacctttttaaaggtaggggtaaggtctgcgtacacaccaccctccccagaccccacctgttgAAATACACTGGGTTTATtgttttgtgtgtgtgtatatatatataacatcttAAACTCTATATCATGGCAAATACCGCCATATAAAATAGAACACATAGAGTACTACAAAGGATCTGCAAACTGCAAACCAGAAATCTTCTGATCTCTGTTCTATACCAAGATACATTGTCAAATTAAGCTAAACTTGAAGATGCTACTTACCACAATAAGTATGATTACAATGCAACAAGAGGTTCAAATGAGATGGAATAAAATGAGAAAAGAATATGAGTGCACCTTAAGATTGGTACTAACTGCAACCATATGCTTTGCAACTGCCTGAGGTCTGAAAAATAAGAATGCTCTCCCCAGAAACGGGAGGACTGGAGTCAAGCAAAGATTCATGACAACAAAACCAACATAACATCATAAAGAAATAAGCACTGCTCAACAGACTACAGTAGCTTCTACATGTGACCAGTATACTAAGAACACTGAGTGATCCATGCAATTTGTATTGTCGACTGTAAAGTTGAACTAGCATGGTTCATTTCCTAAGCTTTGTTCAGCTGGTAATGACAATGTCAGTAAAATAACACGTAGCAGGTGATGGTAGCTTCGTTGATTAATGCTTTTTCCCATCTTGCCTTTCTACAGTAAAATAAAATGTGAATATATCTTGTTTGTATTGGTTTGTACATGCTAATAGCTAGATACCGGACCATCAGACCTTCTCTTACTTAGCATTTAAGTAGAGCAAGGAATTATCAGGTTCTTTTTACCAAATTAAGACTCGTCCAGCAAAGGAAAAGTCAACAAAGAATGGACTAGTAATATATATAAGTCAATAACGTCGCTAAAAGGTTAAACCAATTTGTGCACCATAAAGAAAGAGGTTTTCTTTATGTATCCTGAAATCACCTCGACGAGACATTTACCAAAACTGAACTTCTCTTAATATCTTTCCAAAAGGACGGAGACACCAACATTCCCTCTAACAGGGTGGCAGCTACAGGTTTTGTTAGAACCTGGACAGACAAGCAAGTTAATCTAGGTTCATGCACAAATGATCTAAGCTAACCACCTCAGGCTAACTAGTCGTTTCCGGACATAGAGGACCAGATTAAGGTCCTATCAGTGGTACTATCAATATTTCCATTCATGAGGCACAGAATAAAATCAATTTTCGAGAAGTATACAGTAACAAAACATATAAGATGGGCATCAATATTGTCACACTAACCCCAATGCAGAGGAGATCCATTCCCTCAGTGTACGGGCATTTAGCATTGTCTCGGCGGTAGTAAAAGTCTTTGAGACCACCACAACTTCAAGCAAGACAAGAAGATATTATCAAGGATAAGTCCGACATATTTATGTTTCTCCATTTGTTGGAAaataacataattaaatcttaattCACCTAGAGTTGTTTCAGGGTTCAAGCCTGTTATATTTCTGGCTACATCAATTGGATCAACATTTGCGAGACTGCCACCACAACGAAATGTAAATGTCATTACTCTCACAATTCCTTttctttaaccaaaaaaaaaaaaagaaaacataatATATTCATTGCTCTAAACCAGAAATACCGGACCATTTAAAGCAGGGCATAACATGTATGCCAATGGTTGCAGGGCAATTAAAAGGTTACATCAGCCAAATGACTAAATGAGTTTAGATAAAAGTATAAAACTACTTGCTCAAATCCAGAATTGGTTTAACTAATTCCGTTACACTTACAATCGCAGTTGTCGCCCTCTTGCACACTCAATAGCCTCCGCTTCTGTAAATGGTCAGGTTTAAAGTTTTAACATTTGGCTGGCCAAAACTAGACAGCAAAGAAAGCACAAACAAACAAATAGTATTTGTTAGAATGAGAGTGTCCTATCCATACCTGTTTGAAGTGCTGTGTGTACAAACAAAGGGCCTAAGAAACTGCCACCTATACCAATAGCTACAACATCTTTCAAAGCTTTTCCTGTGGCTCCAACCTATCAAGAATTGCCTCTTGATTTAGAAATTAAGCagtattgctcaaacgaatatcACTTTAACCGATATTACCCAGGCACCACTGCGAACCCTCTCAGAGAAGTCTCGGATCTTATCAAGAACTTGCCAAACCTCAGGTACAACATTCTTCCCATCACTATTTATAACAGCATCCCCCGGAGCTCGCAGTGCAACATGAAGAACGGATCTGTTTTCTGTACTGTTTATCTGCAAGAAAGATAAAAAGATCATGATGTCAAACCGCTTCACTAGTTGACCGGCCCTCTGTCCCAATTTGTGTGACGGTGGAttaggcacggagtttaagaaggggaaaaaaacttttgaaacCTGTGATCTAAAACAAGACAACTTGTGTAGCTATAAATCATCACTAAGggtaaaacaaaaaaatcaagatTAAATTGTTTCTAAAAAAGGACGTATGACATTCtctttggaacagactaaaaactTACGTATGAAACATAAATGGGGACAGAGGAGTAACTTTTCCATAGGTATTTGAGCACTCGAGTTGCTAATATCAGACAAACTAAGAATCCCTTAGTCGTGAGAGCACACTGATATAGATAGTCAATATTTGAATTACCAAATCCTATTATTTGAAGGAGAAAATATGTTTGAGTTCCTTAATATAGaaaggacatgtaaatgtagaCAATAAATAAATCTTTTAAACAACTTAGCAAGATACAAGTAATGCAAATATATAATAGTAATACAAAGTGCTTAATCATTTTTCATATAAAGGATGTTGACTTCTCATAGGACCAAACATACTGAAAAAACTGCGTTTGTGGGTGGGAAAATATTCTAGTTcctcaattttaatttttaagatgTTGATGATTCATTGGCATACAGGATAAATAAACATACTATAGCCATAAATTTGAGTTTAATCCAGTCAATGATGCTGAATTAAAAGACAATTCTAAGatgcaaaaataaattaaatgacAAATAGGGAACAAAAAAATACATCTATCAAAGAACAAAGTTAACTACATCTATCGAAGAACAAAGTTATCTTATCCTATGATTCAACataattatttttgataaaataaGGTAATTTTTTATTTGCAGATGTGTATAGCAGCCAAAACTATTCTTCAACATAAGTAACATTGCACTAGTCAAATTAATTTATGCTCAACAAAGACGCGATtgatagaaaaataatatttgcTTACACGCTCTCCATTGAACATCCGATTAATCTTCTCCTTGACACGGGCTGCCTGCCTCATCAAAACAGGAAGAATGCAAGATTATAACTTTCTAAACACCTGAAAATTTTGTATAAGGAAACAAACCTCAGCTAAATTGAAGAGCTTATTCAAGGTTCCAGTAGTTGCTCGTTGTCTCGAGTAATCCAGCAGGATCCCATCAAACTCCCTATAAACAAAGAATGAATCAGGCACCTCATAATCCAAAATATAATCCGCAGTCTTA comes from the Nicotiana tabacum cultivar K326 chromosome 14, ASM71507v2, whole genome shotgun sequence genome and includes:
- the LOC107825825 gene encoding glucose-6-phosphate isomerase, cytosolic 2B-like codes for the protein MASSTLICDSEPWKELRVHVEDIKKTHLRDLMNDTSRCHSMMMEFDGILLDYSRQRATTGTLNKLFNLAEAARVKEKINRMFNGERINSTENRSVLHVALRAPGDAVINSDGKNVVPEVWQVLDKIRDFSERVRSGAWVGATGKALKDVVAIGIGGSFLGPLFVHTALQTEAEAIECARGRQLRFLANVDPIDVARNITGLNPETTLVVVVSKTFTTAETMLNARTLREWISSALGPQAVAKHMVAVSTNLKLVEQFGIDPNNAFAFWDWVGGRYSVCSAVGVLPLSLQYGFPIVEKFLKGASSVDQHFYSAPFEKNVPVLLGLLSVWNVSFLGYSARAILPYSQALEKFAPHIQQVSMESNGKGVSIDGVPLPYETGEIDFGEPGTNGQHSFYQLIHQGRVIPCDFIGVVKSQQPVYLKDEVVSNHDELMSNFFAQPDALAYGKTPEQLRKENVAEYLVSHKTFSGNRPSLSILLPSLNAYNIGQLLAIYEHRVAVQGFVWGINSFDQWGVELGKSLASQVRKQLHASRKKGESVEGFNFSTKTLITTYLEASADVPSDPSTLLPKI